The window CGGCATGGCGCAGTGCTTCGTTGAGCGACTTGTAGCTGTCGGACAGGTCGACGTACTTGCCGACCATCGCAATGCTCACTTCCTTTTGAGGATGCTCGACCTCATACACCAGGTCGTCCCAGCGCTTGAGCTTGGCGGGCGGGGTGTTTATGCGCAGCTTGTCGCAGATCAGGCCGTCGAGGCCCTGCTCGTGCAGCATGCGCGGGACCTTGTAGATGGTGTCCACGTCCCACATGGAGATCACGCCCCACTCGGGCACGTTGGAGAAGAGCGAGATTTTCGCGCGCTCGTCGTCGGGAATGGGCCGGTCGGCGCGGCACAGCAGGGCGTCGGCCTGGATGCCGATGGCGCGCAGCTCCTTGGCCGTGTGCTGGGTGGGCTTGGTCTTGAGCTCGCCGGCCGCCGCGATCCACGGCACATAGCTCAGGTGCACGAAGGCCGAATTGTTGGGGCCCATGCGCAGGCTCATCTGGCGCACGGCCTCGAGGAAGGGGAGGGACTCGATGTCGCCCACGGTGCCGCCGATCTCGACGATGGCCACGTCGACTTCGTGCGCCGTCCCGATGCCGGCGCCGCGCTTGACGTACTCCTGGATCTCGTTGGTGATGTGCGGAATCACCTGCACCGTCTTGCCGAGGTAGTCGCCGCGGCGCTCTTTCTCGAGCACCGACTTGTAGATCTGGCCCGTGGTGAAGTTGTTGGCGCGGCGCATGCGCGTCGTGATGAAGCGCTCGTAGTGGCCGAGGTCGAGGTCGGTTTCGGCGCCGTCGTCGGTGACGAAGACCTCGCCGTGCTGGAAGGGCGACATCGTGCCGGGGTCGACGTTGATGTAGGGG is drawn from Variovorax sp. PBS-H4 and contains these coding sequences:
- a CDS encoding CTP synthase — its product is MTKFVFVTGGVVSSLGKGIASASLAALLESRGLKVTLIKLDPYINVDPGTMSPFQHGEVFVTDDGAETDLDLGHYERFITTRMRRANNFTTGQIYKSVLEKERRGDYLGKTVQVIPHITNEIQEYVKRGAGIGTAHEVDVAIVEIGGTVGDIESLPFLEAVRQMSLRMGPNNSAFVHLSYVPWIAAAGELKTKPTQHTAKELRAIGIQADALLCRADRPIPDDERAKISLFSNVPEWGVISMWDVDTIYKVPRMLHEQGLDGLICDKLRINTPPAKLKRWDDLVYEVEHPQKEVSIAMVGKYVDLSDSYKSLNEALRHAGLKNHARVKIDYIDSETISPLDVARLGKYDAILVPGGFGQRGVEGKIAAARFARETKVPYLGICLGMQVATIEYARNVAGLKNANSTEFDPDTSCPVIALITEWKDRDGTIKLRDEKSDLGGTMRLGAQSSDVAPGTLAHSIYGDVVTERHRHRYEANTNYLDELRRAGLVISALTQREHLTEIVELPRDVHPWYMGVQFHPEFKSTPWSGHPLFNAFIKAALEHQGADKQALKVVA